The following are encoded in a window of Pseudomonadota bacterium genomic DNA:
- a CDS encoding DegT/DnrJ/EryC1/StrS family aminotransferase: MNVPLLDLKKQLQPLRKQILEAVTEVVDSTGYILGPKVEEFEKNVAEYCGTSYAIGVASGTDALLAALMAMGVGPGDLVLTTPYTFFATMGCVLRLGARPLFVDIDPVSYNVDPDEIERILVEEPETAKKVKVILPVHLYGQCADMARILDISARYGIPVLEDAAQAIGASCPIPGKGGMAWHRAGAMGTAGCFSFFPSKNLGGIGDGGMIVLSDPELAHLIRVIRVHGGEPKYHHAIVGGNFRLDPVQAVVLNVKLPHLPDWHRARRENGELYNRLFRDKGLAGEQVGLPVAVYREAAEKSGVSPDYHIYNQYVIRVEKRDQLLEYLKSENIGAEIYYPIPLHQQKCLVGMGYDTLSYPESEKAARETLALPIYPELTDQMQEYVVERISAFYD; the protein is encoded by the coding sequence ATGAACGTACCCCTTTTGGACCTGAAAAAGCAGCTGCAGCCTTTGCGGAAACAGATACTTGAAGCAGTCACCGAAGTTGTGGACTCGACCGGTTATATCCTCGGGCCCAAGGTTGAGGAGTTTGAAAAAAATGTGGCAGAGTATTGCGGGACTTCGTATGCCATCGGGGTTGCCAGCGGCACCGATGCCTTGCTCGCCGCACTGATGGCGATGGGTGTCGGGCCGGGGGACCTGGTTCTGACCACTCCATATACCTTCTTCGCAACCATGGGCTGTGTTTTAAGGCTCGGGGCCCGGCCACTCTTTGTCGATATTGATCCGGTGAGCTATAATGTTGATCCGGACGAAATCGAAAGGATCCTTGTGGAAGAGCCGGAAACCGCGAAAAAAGTGAAAGTTATTCTGCCGGTGCATCTGTACGGGCAGTGTGCCGATATGGCGAGAATTCTGGATATTTCGGCGCGATATGGAATCCCTGTGCTCGAGGATGCGGCCCAGGCGATCGGAGCTTCCTGTCCAATTCCCGGAAAGGGTGGAATGGCATGGCATAGAGCCGGTGCCATGGGCACGGCCGGCTGTTTTTCCTTTTTCCCCAGCAAAAATCTTGGCGGGATCGGTGACGGGGGCATGATCGTCTTGAGCGACCCTGAACTTGCTCACCTCATCCGGGTGATCAGGGTCCATGGTGGGGAGCCGAAATATCATCATGCCATAGTCGGCGGCAATTTTCGGCTCGATCCCGTTCAGGCGGTTGTGCTGAATGTGAAATTGCCGCACCTTCCGGATTGGCATCGCGCCCGCCGGGAAAATGGTGAACTCTACAACCGGCTGTTCCGCGATAAGGGGCTGGCAGGTGAGCAGGTTGGGCTTCCCGTTGCCGTGTATCGCGAAGCGGCTGAAAAGAGTGGGGTTTCCCCGGATTATCATATCTACAATCAGTATGTGATCCGGGTCGAAAAACGGGATCAATTGCTGGAGTATCTGAAGTCTGAAAACATCGGCGCTGAGATCTATTACCCGATTCCTCTGCATCAGCAGAAATGTCTGGTCGGGATGGGGTATGACACGCTTTCTTATCCTGAGTCGGAAAAGGCGGCACGAGAAACTCTTGCCTTACCGATTTATCCGGAACTGACCGATCAAATGCAGGAATATGTAGTTGAACGGATATCCGCATTCTATGACTGA